One genomic region from Candidatus Omnitrophota bacterium encodes:
- a CDS encoding DNA photolyase, with protein MKFSEIYFTPDAENLTLSKKIFSLFKSARKIPVASAKELYFAPQNTPEEVTRAKKALFLTVKKNNFIEKCPGTRGHLCCNYFVAKNILGCPADCSYCYLQAYLNTRAITVFANTDDFLRDFERAASRQTIRIGTGEFSDSLLMDDVVNVNKSLIEISSKTNSLLELKTKSADVNNILKLNHRERTVMAWSLNPPELSETEEKDTALPLERINAAARCAENGYPVAFHFDPLIYFEGWEKAYNEIIERLFTEISPEHIAWVSLGALRYDPTIKPVVYSRFPDSKILCGEFIRGDDGKNRYLKYIRMEMFSKIRAMLEKHGQNMQVYLCMESPEIWKQSFGKLPHDIPRLDPIFKTP; from the coding sequence TTGAAATTCTCTGAAATATATTTCACGCCGGACGCGGAAAACCTCACCCTGAGCAAAAAAATATTCTCTCTGTTCAAAAGCGCACGGAAAATACCGGTGGCATCCGCGAAAGAGCTTTATTTCGCTCCTCAAAACACCCCGGAAGAAGTGACACGCGCGAAAAAGGCCCTTTTTCTGACGGTGAAAAAAAACAATTTTATAGAAAAATGCCCCGGAACAAGAGGGCATTTGTGCTGTAATTATTTCGTGGCTAAAAATATCCTCGGCTGTCCCGCGGACTGCTCTTACTGTTATCTCCAGGCCTATCTGAACACACGCGCCATAACGGTTTTTGCGAATACCGATGATTTCCTGCGGGATTTTGAACGCGCGGCCTCCCGACAGACGATCAGGATAGGCACAGGAGAATTCTCGGACAGCCTGCTCATGGATGATGTCGTCAATGTGAACAAAAGCCTGATCGAGATAAGCTCGAAGACAAATTCGCTGCTGGAGCTGAAAACAAAATCAGCGGATGTTAATAATATCCTGAAACTGAATCACCGTGAGCGAACCGTGATGGCATGGTCGCTCAACCCCCCGGAACTTTCTGAAACGGAAGAAAAAGACACCGCCCTACCCCTCGAACGCATAAACGCGGCAGCCAGATGCGCGGAGAACGGCTATCCCGTCGCTTTTCATTTTGATCCCCTGATTTATTTTGAGGGCTGGGAAAAAGCCTATAATGAAATCATAGAACGGCTCTTCACCGAAATATCACCGGAACATATCGCGTGGGTAAGTCTCGGCGCTCTGCGGTATGACCCTACGATAAAACCCGTTGTTTATTCGCGCTTTCCGGATTCTAAAATACTCTGCGGCGAATTCATACGCGGCGATGACGGTAAAAACCGCTATCTGAAATACATACGCATGGAAATGTTTTCCAAAATCCGGGCTATGCTCGAAAAACACGGGCAGAATATGCAGGTCTATCTCTGTATGGAAAGCCCCGAGATATGGAAACAGTCCTTCGGAAAACTTCCCCATGATATCCCCCGCCTCGATCCCATTTTCAAAACCCCCTGA